One region of Pogona vitticeps strain Pit_001003342236 chromosome 1, PviZW2.1, whole genome shotgun sequence genomic DNA includes:
- the C1H11orf96 gene encoding uncharacterized protein C11orf96 homolog — MMAAAAKPAELMGICSSYQAVMPHFVCIAEEFPQPIRPAKLSKGKLRRPRQSRFKTQPVTFDEIQEVEEEGVSPMEEEKAKKSFLQSLECLRRSTQNLSLQKEKRLSSCSRLRNSLDSSDSDSTL, encoded by the coding sequence ATGATGGCAGCCGCCGCCAAGCCCGCCGAGCTGATGGGCATCTGCTCGAGCTACCAGGCGGTCATGCCGCACTTCGTGTGCATCGCCGAGGAGTTCCCTCAGCCCATCCGGCCGGCCAAGTTGTCCAAGGGCAAGCTGCGCAGACCTCGCCAGTCCCGCTTCAAGACGCAGCCGGTCACTTTCGACGAGATCCAAGAGGTGGAAGAGGAAGGGGTCTCTccgatggaggaggagaaagccaagAAGTCCTTCCTGCAGTCCCTCGAGTGCCTCCGCCGCAGCACCCAGAACCTCAGCCTGCAGAAGGAGAAGAGGCTCAGCAGCTGCAGCCGCCTGAGGAACAGCCTCGACTCCAGCGACTCCGACTCGACCCTCTGA